From the Thermodesulforhabdus norvegica genome, the window TCTTTGCGACCCTGAGAATCTCAAGTATTTCGGGCTGTTCCACGGCGGGAATTTCAAGAGCCAGATCGCATCCTTTTCTGAATTGGGCAGGCGGGCCTACGGCTCGCACCGGTTTTGCGCTGGATTTAAGCAGACTTTCGGCACGAATTACATCCCCGGTATGGGCAAAAATCAGAAGGACCTTCGCTGTGTCCGGCTTTTTGGGACGCCTTTTTCCGGTAAGGCCGAATCGGCGTAAAAGAGCTTTCAATTTCAGGAAGCCTCCCTGACAAGGAGTATTCTGTAGTCCCTGCCGGATTTCATTATGTTCTTTACCTGCCACTTCTCGGTTCTGGCGGCCCTTGTGACATTTTCACGGGCGGTATCGGTGTCAACGAGAATTTCCAGCTCTCCTCCGGATGCCTTCTTCATTGCCTTAAGAGCCAGTATTACCGGTTGAGGGCAACTCAATCCTCTTGCATCTACAACCTCGGACATCTTTAAACCTCCTCTTCCCTGGAAGTAAAACCAACCCACAAACAGAACAAAAATCCCAGGATCAAAGCTACCACGCTGTGCGGGCCTATTCCCTTCGGCGACGCTGCGAGACCGAAATTATGAGAAAAGGCAGCTCCTACTATCATACCCAGCACGAAAACCGCTGCATCTCCGTCGCCTTCCCCGGCAAGGATTAACTGTCTTCCGGGACAGCCACCTGCAAGGGCGAAGGCAAGACCCGCAAGGCTCATACCCAGGAAATTCCAGAGGTGCTGATTGTGGGCGATGGGTTGCTGTGCAAAACCGGGATGAAATTGTCCGTAAATCAGGTTCGTCAGAAAAGCCGCAACAAAAAGGCCCGTAATCCCGAGAAAAAGATGGAAGTGCCTGAAAAGAAAAAGGTCCCTTAAGGCACCCATCGTGCAGAATCTGCTCCTCTGGGCCACAAAACCGACGATTAGTCCTGCCGTCACCGAAACCACGAGGGGCGCATGCTGAGACCCCGGACCCTTAAGACTGTAGCGCAAAATGCCGCTCTGTACCTGGTCCTGTAGAGGCGGGAAAAGGACTCTAAACAGGATCAACAGCAACATGAACGCCGGGAAAATCCAGCCCGCCGTCGGTACCGCCGCTTTGCTTCTGCCCAGCGAATAACCCTTTCGGAAGAAGAGGGTGCCGATCCATACGCCGAAGGCCAGCCCGGCAAGGCCCAGAATAGCATTGCCGTCACCGGCAGAAAGCCTGAGCAGTGCCCGCCAGGGGCATCCGAGAAATACCAGAGCCCCTATCATTGCGAAAACTCCGAGGAAGAACCTGACAACGGGGGTCGAGCCGCACCGGGGACGAAATTCGCCGGTAAGGAGTGCCGCAACGAGAGAGCCGAGAACGAACCCGGGAATTTCAGGCCGCAGGTATTGAACGACGGCGGCTCCGTGAAGCCCGAGGGCACCGGCTATGTCTCGTTCAAAACAGGCAACGCAGACACCCATGTTGGGCGGATTGCCCAGTTTCTGGAGGGTTGTGGCCACGACCCCGATAAAAGCTCCCGAGAGAAGTATGCCCGCCGTCGTCGAAAACAGATGTTTCCACCTGCTCACGATAAGGCCTCCTTACCCTTTTCCGGTTTTCTCGCGATGCCTGAGGGAGGTTTGACGGCTCTTTTTTAAGAATCGCCGTGAATGGGAGCAAATAGGAAAAAATAATCAAACCAGACACCGGTATCGGCCGATTGCCCCTTGAAGACCTGGGTTTTTAGATTTTTTCGTGATAAACAATTCATCTTGTTATGAATAAGGAGTTTTGTTATGAGGTGCTGGCTGTGATGGGAAGTTGTGATAACGGTTGAATCTTTTGAAAAAGGAGGCCTGACCATGAGGAGATTGTTTGGAATACTTTTTCTTGTGATGGTCGTGGGGGTTACGGGGGCTTTTGCGGAGGAAAGGGTTGTCGTAAACGGTATTGATCCCAACTTTCCTCCTTTTACCTTCGTGAACGAAAGAGGTGAAGCAAGCGGCTTTGACATTGAGGCGGTCAACTGGATTGCAGAGCAGATGGGATTTAAGGTCAAGCATCAGCCCATGGACTGGGACAGCATAATTCCCAGTCTAAAAGCCGGAAAGATCGACATGATTGCCTCGGGCCTCAGCGTTACGGAAGAGCGGGCAAAGGAGGTCGCCTTCACAATTCCCTACTGGGAAATCACGCAGGTACTTGTCGTAAGGAAGGACAGTAACCTGACTGTGGAAGAAGCCTTTAGTGAGGGAAAGAAAATAGGAGTCCAGCGGGGGACCAGCGAGGCCAAGTGGATTGAAGAAAATCTCATAAAGAAACAGGGTAAGAAGTTCGAACTCGTTTATTACGACTCCGCACCTCTCGCAATCGAAGACCTCGTGGTTGGCCGTATTGATGCGGCGGCAATGGACGATGCACCGGCCAAAGATGCCGTTTCCAAAAAACCGGTTAAGATACTGGGCACCTTTGGTATGCCCAGCGAAAAGTTCGCCTATGCGGTGAGAAAGGAAGATACGGAACTTCTTCAGATATTGAACGAAGGGCTGAAGAAACTTATGAATTCGCCGAAATGGCAGGAATTGATCGAAAAATACAATCCATAGGAGTGCTGGCGGCCGGATGATTTGCCCAATCGTCCGGCTTCTTTGATTGAGGTGATGCGGGGGCACATCGGTGGCAGATAAAATTCATGTGGTAACGCAGGCTTTGCCTTATGTTCTGGAGGGATCTATTGTAACGATAGGTGTCGTCTGGGGGGCTCTGTTTCTCGGGATGTTTCTCGGTGTGCCCATTGCCGTGATACAGGTTTACGGAAAACCTTCCTGGAAAAAAGCGGTGGGTCTTTACGTGTGGTTTTTCCGGGGGATTCCGTTACTGGTTCTACTCTTCCTGTTTTACTTCGGCTTCCTCCCCCTTCTGGGCATTGATCTTCCGCCTTTTGCGGTAGGTGTGATCGTGCTTGGCCTTATAAGTTCGGCGTACCAATCTCAGATCTTCCGGGGCGCCATTCTGTCCATTCCCGAAGGCCAGTTCAAAGCCGCCCGGGCGCTTGGGATGAGAGACTCTGCGGCAATCTTCTACATCGTTCTTCCCCAGGCCCTCAGGCTTTCCATCCCCGGGTGGTCAAATGAATATTCGATTATCCTCAAGGACTCGGCAGTGACTTATGCCCTGGGGGTTCCGGAAATAATGGCCCGTACACACTTCGTTGCAACCCGAACCTATGAGCATCTGTTGCTTTATGCCATGGCCGGTCTGGTATATCTGGTGCTGACCTATGCAGGAACGAAGGGTTTGAGGATGCTGGAAGAAAAAGTCCGGATACCGGGATACGGAAGAAGCTGGGGTGGTTAGAGGGAGAAATGAGCGGTAATGGTTCCGTTTTGCAGGTGAAAAATCTGGTGAAACGCTACGGTGACAGGGAGATTCTGCAGGGTTTGTCTCTTGAAATCAGCAAAGGTGCCGTGAAGGTTCTAATAGGTCCTTCGGGAGCAGGAAAGAGCACCCTGCTCCAGTGCATTAACCTGCTGGTTATACCCGATGAGGGAGAGATTTTTCTCGAAGGTCAGCCCATTCCTTATCGCAGTAAGAAAAATCTTCATAGGTACAGACAGCAGGTGGGGATGATATTTCAGGAGTTTAACCTTTTCGATCACCTTACCGCTCTGGAAAATGTTGCGATTGGGCTCGTCAGGGTTAAGAAAATGCCCCGGGATGAAGCTCGGGCAAGGGCAATGGAAGAGCTCAGGAGAGTGGGATTGGCAGAGCATGCCCATAAGTATCCTGCACAGCTTTCAGGAGGGCAGAAACAGAGGGTATCCATTGCCAGAGCTCTGGCGATGGATCCCAAGGTGATGCTTCTGGATGAGCCGACTTCGGCTCTGGATCCAGAGCTCGTCGGAGAGGTTCTTGCCGTTATAAAAGATCTTGTGGAAAGCGGAATGACCATGCTGATGGCGACCCACCAGATTGCCTTTGCGGCGGCCATTGCCGATGAAATAATCTTCATGGAGGACGGAGCCATAGTGGAACAGGGGCCTCCTCAAAAGATCCTTGGAAACCCCGAATGTGAACGAACGCGGGAATTTTGCTCGAGAATAAACGAACTCTACGGTGGGCTGTGACTGATCTGGCCTATTTCTATCGGGATGTTTTTCCCGCCCTGCTGGGCGGTTTGATAATGAGCATAAAGCTCATCGTGCCGTCCGCGATTCTGGGGCTGGCTCTGGGAGTTATTGTCGGGTCCTTGAGGGTTTACGGGGTCAGGCCTGTAAGGATTATAGCGGATGGGTATGTGGCCCTTTTTCGAGGTGTTCCACTTCTGGTGCAGTTATTTACCTGGTACTTCGGCCTGCCCCATGTAGGGATCTTCCTTTCGCCCTACGGTGCCTCCGTTATGGGATTTACCCTCTGCAGTGCTGCTTACCACTCGGAGTATGTCAGAGGAGCTCTTCTCTCTATAAGGCGAGGGCAAATTCTGGCGGCTCAGGCTTTGGGTTTCACGACCTTTGAAATCCTCAGGTCTGTTGTTCTCCCTCAGGCGCTGAGAAGAGCCCTACCCGGGTGCGGCAATGAGATAATCTACCTCATTAAGTACTCTTCTCTGGCCTACATGATCACCTGCATTGAGCTTACCGGCCGGGCTAAAGCTCTGGCATCACAGTCCTTTAAATATCTGGAGATATTTCTTATCGTGGGAGCGATATACCTGGCTCTGGTAAGTGTTGCCTCGTGGATACTTCATCGCGTTGAAAAGGCTCTCACCATTCCGGGGTTTGATCTTGTGCGGAACTGATATGAGGTATTCGAAAGTAAGCCGGGTTGCGCTTGGCGAACTCAGAAGCCTTTTTCCCGATGATGAGTACGTCGACGACCCCGATTTGCTGCAACCTTACGGAAGGGACGCATCGACCCTTTTCAGCCTTCCTGAAGCCGTGGTAAAGCCCCGTTCGGTCG encodes:
- a CDS encoding sulfurtransferase TusA family protein; this translates as MSEVVDARGLSCPQPVILALKAMKKASGGELEILVDTDTARENVTRAARTEKWQVKNIMKSGRDYRILLVREAS
- the yedE gene encoding YedE family putative selenium transporter — translated: MSRWKHLFSTTAGILLSGAFIGVVATTLQKLGNPPNMGVCVACFERDIAGALGLHGAAVVQYLRPEIPGFVLGSLVAALLTGEFRPRCGSTPVVRFFLGVFAMIGALVFLGCPWRALLRLSAGDGNAILGLAGLAFGVWIGTLFFRKGYSLGRSKAAVPTAGWIFPAFMLLLILFRVLFPPLQDQVQSGILRYSLKGPGSQHAPLVVSVTAGLIVGFVAQRSRFCTMGALRDLFLFRHFHLFLGITGLFVAAFLTNLIYGQFHPGFAQQPIAHNQHLWNFLGMSLAGLAFALAGGCPGRQLILAGEGDGDAAVFVLGMIVGAAFSHNFGLAASPKGIGPHSVVALILGFLFCLWVGFTSREEEV
- a CDS encoding ABC transporter substrate-binding protein, which produces MRRLFGILFLVMVVGVTGAFAEERVVVNGIDPNFPPFTFVNERGEASGFDIEAVNWIAEQMGFKVKHQPMDWDSIIPSLKAGKIDMIASGLSVTEERAKEVAFTIPYWEITQVLVVRKDSNLTVEEAFSEGKKIGVQRGTSEAKWIEENLIKKQGKKFELVYYDSAPLAIEDLVVGRIDAAAMDDAPAKDAVSKKPVKILGTFGMPSEKFAYAVRKEDTELLQILNEGLKKLMNSPKWQELIEKYNP
- a CDS encoding amino acid ABC transporter permease; amino-acid sequence: MADKIHVVTQALPYVLEGSIVTIGVVWGALFLGMFLGVPIAVIQVYGKPSWKKAVGLYVWFFRGIPLLVLLFLFYFGFLPLLGIDLPPFAVGVIVLGLISSAYQSQIFRGAILSIPEGQFKAARALGMRDSAAIFYIVLPQALRLSIPGWSNEYSIILKDSAVTYALGVPEIMARTHFVATRTYEHLLLYAMAGLVYLVLTYAGTKGLRMLEEKVRIPGYGRSWGG
- a CDS encoding amino acid ABC transporter ATP-binding protein, yielding MSGNGSVLQVKNLVKRYGDREILQGLSLEISKGAVKVLIGPSGAGKSTLLQCINLLVIPDEGEIFLEGQPIPYRSKKNLHRYRQQVGMIFQEFNLFDHLTALENVAIGLVRVKKMPRDEARARAMEELRRVGLAEHAHKYPAQLSGGQKQRVSIARALAMDPKVMLLDEPTSALDPELVGEVLAVIKDLVESGMTMLMATHQIAFAAAIADEIIFMEDGAIVEQGPPQKILGNPECERTREFCSRINELYGGL
- a CDS encoding amino acid ABC transporter permease is translated as MTDLAYFYRDVFPALLGGLIMSIKLIVPSAILGLALGVIVGSLRVYGVRPVRIIADGYVALFRGVPLLVQLFTWYFGLPHVGIFLSPYGASVMGFTLCSAAYHSEYVRGALLSIRRGQILAAQALGFTTFEILRSVVLPQALRRALPGCGNEIIYLIKYSSLAYMITCIELTGRAKALASQSFKYLEIFLIVGAIYLALVSVASWILHRVEKALTIPGFDLVRN